A stretch of the Salvelinus fontinalis isolate EN_2023a chromosome 22, ASM2944872v1, whole genome shotgun sequence genome encodes the following:
- the LOC129820163 gene encoding RNA-binding protein 24, with protein MHTTQKDTTYTKIFVGGLPYHTTDSSLRKYFEVFGEIEEAVVITDRQTGKSRGYGFVTMADRSAADRACKDPNPIIDGRKANVNLAYLGAKPRVMQPGFTFGVPQIHPAFIQRPYGIPAHYVYPQAFMQPSTMVIPHGMQPSAASASTASSPYIDYTGAAYAQYSAAAASAAAAAAYEQYPYAASPAAAGYLTAAGYGYVQQPLATAAPGSAVAAAAAFGQYQPQQLQADRMQ; from the exons ATGCACACCACGCAGAAGGACACGACCTACACGAAGATTTTTGTCGGGGGTCTTCCGTATCACACCACGGATTCCAGTCTCAGGAAATATTTTGAAGTGTTCGGAGAAATTGAAGAGGCTGTCGTGATTACCGATCGACAGACCGGCAAATCCAGGGGGTATGGATTT GTGACGATGGCTGACCGCTCAGCTGCAGACAGGGCCTGTAAAGATCCGAACCCCATCATCGACGGCAGGAAAGCCAACGTCAACCTGGCGTACCTGGGGGCCAAGCCACGGGTGATGCAGCCAG GTTTCACCTTTGGTGTTCCACAAATTCATCCTGCCTTTATCCAAAGGCCTTATGG gATCCCTGCTCACTATGTGTACCCTCAGGCCTTCATGCAGCCAAGCACCATGGTCATCCCTCACGGCATGCAGCCCAGTGCCGCCTCTGCCTCCACCGCCTCCTCCCCGTACATCGACTACACCGGAGCAGCCTACGCTCAGTACTCCGCCGCCGCGGCTAGCGCTGCTGCCGCCGCAGCCTACGAGCAGTATCCCTACGCCGCCTCCCCTGCGGCGGCCGGGTACCTAACCGCAGCCGGTTATGGCTATGTTCAGCAGCCCCTGGCTACGGCCGCACCGGGTTCAGCCGTCGCTGCAGCCGCAGCCTTCGGTCAGTACCAGCCTCAGCAACTGCAAGCTGACCGCATGCAATAG
- the nanos2 gene encoding nanos homolog 2 yields MISGKITTMQRNLMAESSLAPTHYFDMWHDYMNLGRMLEKLCDVADRTATTCTQLKEHVPDAEDHQTGRQEQHWFRLNSIGTESLSSASSISGNTSHSLASGDYCGFCKQNGETAEIYRSHKLKSKDSKVICPILRSYICPMCGGTGDKAHTRRYCPQRNGVVPKYWGTVE; encoded by the coding sequence ATGATTTCCGGGAAGATTACAACAATGCAAAGAAATCTAATGGCTGAGAGCAGTCTCGCCCCGACCCATTATTTCGACATGTGGCATGACTATATGAACCTAGGGAGGATGCTGGAGAAACTTTGTGACGTCGCAGATCGGACAGCGACCACCTGTACCCAGCTAAAAGAGCACGTGCCGGACGCAGAGGACCACCAGACCGGTCGCCAGGAGCAACACTGGTTTCGTCTGAATTCGATCGGGACTGAGAGCCTGAGTTCTGCAAGCAGCATTTCAGGAAACACGAGCCACAGCCTGGCTTCCGGTGATTACTGCGGCTTCTGCAAGCAAAATGGAGAAACGGCAGAGATCTACCGGAGCCACAAACTGAAATCCAAAGACAGCAAAGTCATCTGCCCCATTCTGAGGAGCTACATTTGTCCTATGTGTGGCGGCACCGGAGACAAAGCGCACACGCGCCGGTACTGCCCACAGCGCAACGGCGTGGTGCCGAAATACTGGGGGACTGTGGAGTAG